From the Primulina tabacum isolate GXHZ01 chromosome 3, ASM2559414v2, whole genome shotgun sequence genome, one window contains:
- the LOC142539081 gene encoding DNA-directed RNA polymerases II, IV and V subunit 8B-like isoform X1, which yields MAEFYFDEIIKVHKVDNQVVYDKVSRIIARSEVEEFYLELDVNKEIYPMLPGEKYRMVITNTLLMDGSAVTGYFPENCITEFSSWDIYINRRFFTIINFVCSNIWAEEFVTRLVIYLGKQKSLADKFEYVMHGLPYKMSEVQVKTDDGNSDAKVAVYVSFGGLQLLLRGDPLKVHKFKVDQKLFLLLRKI from the exons ATGGCGGAGTTTTACTTTGACGAAATAATCAAGGTCCATAAAGTGGATAATCAAGTTGTATATGACAAGG TTTCGCGTATCATCGCAAGAAGTGAAGTTGAGGAGTTTTATCTGGAGTTAGATGTGAACAAAGAAATATATCCTATGCTCCCGGGTGAGAAATACCGAATGGTGATAACTAACACTCTGTTGATGGATGGTTCGGCTGTTACAGGCTACTTTCCTGAG AACTGTATTACCGAATTTTCGAGTTGGGACATATACATCAATAGACGGTTCTTCACAATTATCAATTTTGTGTGTTCGAACATCTGGGCAGAAGAGTTTGTTACAAGGCTTGTGATTTATTTG GGCAAACAAAAATCACTTGCAGACAAATTTGAGTATGTGATGCATGGCCTTCCGTATAAAATGTCAGAAGTTCAAGTAAAGACTGATGATGGAAACAGTGATGCTAAAGT GGCTGTCTATGTTTCATTTGGAGGCCTTCAATTGCTGCTGAGAGGCGATCCCCTGAAGGTGCACAAGTTTAAAGTCGACCAGAAGCTGTTTCTTCTGTTGCGAAAGATATGA
- the LOC142541002 gene encoding DNA-directed RNA polymerases II, IV and V subunit 8B-like isoform X1 gives MAEFYFDEIIKVHKVDNQVVYDKVSRIIARSEVEEFYLELDVNKEIYHMLPGEKYRMVITNTLLMDGSAVTGYFPENCITEFSSWDIYINRRFFTIINFVCSNIWAEEFVTRLVIYLGKQKSLADKFEYVMHGLPYKMSEVQVKTDDGNSDAKVAVYVSFGGLQLLLRGDPLKVHKFKVDQKLFLLLRKI, from the exons ATGGCGGAGTTTTACTTTGACGAGATAATCAAGGTCCATAAAGTGGATAATCAAGTTGTATATGACAAGG TTTCGCGTATCATCGCAAGAAGTGAAGTTGAGGAGTTTTATCTGGAGTTAGATGTGAACAAAGAAATATATCATATGCTCCCGGGTGAGAAATACCGAATGGTGATAACTAACACTCTGTTGATGGATGGTTCGGCTGTTACAGGCTACTTTCCTGAG AACTGTATTACCGAATTTTCGAGTTGGGACATATACATCAATAGACGGTTCTTCACAATTATCAATTTTGTGTGTTCGAACATCTGGGCAGAAGAGTTTGTTACAAGGCTTGTGATTTATTTG GGCAAACAAAAATCACTTGCAGACAAATTTGAGTATGTGATGCATGGCCTTCCGTATAAAATGTCAGAAGTTCAAGTAAAGACTGATGATGGAAACAGTGATGCTAAAGT GGCTGTCTATGTTTCATTTGGAGGCCTTCAATTGCTGCTGAGAGGCGATCCCCTGAAGGTGCACAAGTTTAAAGTCGACCAGAAGCTGTTTCTTCTGTTGCGAAAGATATGA
- the LOC142541002 gene encoding DNA-directed RNA polymerases II, IV and V subunit 8B-like isoform X2, whose amino-acid sequence MAEFYFDEIIKVHKVDNQVVYDKVSRIIARSEVEEFYLELDVNKEIYHMLPGEKYRMVITNTLLMDGSAVTGYFPEGKQKSLADKFEYVMHGLPYKMSEVQVKTDDGNSDAKVAVYVSFGGLQLLLRGDPLKVHKFKVDQKLFLLLRKI is encoded by the exons ATGGCGGAGTTTTACTTTGACGAGATAATCAAGGTCCATAAAGTGGATAATCAAGTTGTATATGACAAGG TTTCGCGTATCATCGCAAGAAGTGAAGTTGAGGAGTTTTATCTGGAGTTAGATGTGAACAAAGAAATATATCATATGCTCCCGGGTGAGAAATACCGAATGGTGATAACTAACACTCTGTTGATGGATGGTTCGGCTGTTACAGGCTACTTTCCTGAG GGCAAACAAAAATCACTTGCAGACAAATTTGAGTATGTGATGCATGGCCTTCCGTATAAAATGTCAGAAGTTCAAGTAAAGACTGATGATGGAAACAGTGATGCTAAAGT GGCTGTCTATGTTTCATTTGGAGGCCTTCAATTGCTGCTGAGAGGCGATCCCCTGAAGGTGCACAAGTTTAAAGTCGACCAGAAGCTGTTTCTTCTGTTGCGAAAGATATGA
- the LOC142539082 gene encoding DNA-directed RNA polymerases II, IV and V subunit 8B-like isoform X2, giving the protein MKKFRIFSSNVENFCPSFSICITGCRAMAEFYFDEIIKVHKVDNQVVYDKVSRIIARSEVEEFYLELDVNKEIYHMLPGEKYRMVITNTLLMDGSAVTGYFPEGKQKSLADKFEYVMHGLPYKMSEVQVKTDDGNSDAKVYVVAPLC; this is encoded by the exons ATGAAAAAATTCAGAATATTCTCTTCAAATGTTGAAAATTTTTGTCCTTCGTTTTCGATATGCATTACAGGTTGCAGAGCAATGGCGGAGTTTTACTTTGACGAGATAATCAAGGTCCATAAAGTGGATAATCAAGTTGTATATGACAAGG TTTCGCGTATCATCGCAAGAAGTGAAGTTGAGGAGTTTTATCTGGAGTTAGATGTGAACAAAGAAATATATCATATGCTCCCGGGTGAGAAATACCGAATGGTGATAACTAACACTCTGTTGATGGATGGTTCGGCTGTTACAGGCTACTTTCCTGAG GGCAAACAAAAATCACTTGCAGACAAATTTGAGTATGTGATGCATGGCCTTCCGTATAAAATGTCAGAAGTTCAAGTAAAGACTGATGATGGAAACAGTGATGCTAAAGTGTATGTTGTAGCACCTCTTTGTTGA
- the LOC142539082 gene encoding DNA-directed RNA polymerases II, IV and V subunit 8B-like isoform X1, whose product MKKFRIFSSNVENFCPSFSICITGCRAMAEFYFDEIIKVHKVDNQVVYDKVSRIIARSEVEEFYLELDVNKEIYHMLPGEKYRMVITNTLLMDGSAVTGYFPENCITEFSSWDIYINRRFFTIINFVCSNIWAEEFVTRLVIYLGKQKSLADKFEYVMHGLPYKMSEVQVKTDDGNSDAKVYVVAPLC is encoded by the exons ATGAAAAAATTCAGAATATTCTCTTCAAATGTTGAAAATTTTTGTCCTTCGTTTTCGATATGCATTACAGGTTGCAGAGCAATGGCGGAGTTTTACTTTGACGAGATAATCAAGGTCCATAAAGTGGATAATCAAGTTGTATATGACAAGG TTTCGCGTATCATCGCAAGAAGTGAAGTTGAGGAGTTTTATCTGGAGTTAGATGTGAACAAAGAAATATATCATATGCTCCCGGGTGAGAAATACCGAATGGTGATAACTAACACTCTGTTGATGGATGGTTCGGCTGTTACAGGCTACTTTCCTGAG AACTGTATTACCGAATTTTCGAGTTGGGACATATACATCAATAGACGGTTCTTCACAATTATCAATTTTGTGTGTTCGAACATCTGGGCAGAAGAGTTTGTTACAAGGCTTGTGATTTATTTG GGCAAACAAAAATCACTTGCAGACAAATTTGAGTATGTGATGCATGGCCTTCCGTATAAAATGTCAGAAGTTCAAGTAAAGACTGATGATGGAAACAGTGATGCTAAAGTGTATGTTGTAGCACCTCTTTGTTGA
- the LOC142539081 gene encoding DNA-directed RNA polymerases II, IV and V subunit 8B-like isoform X2: protein MAEFYFDEIIKVHKVDNQVVYDKVSRIIARSEVEEFYLELDVNKEIYPMLPGEKYRMVITNTLLMDGSAVTGYFPEGKQKSLADKFEYVMHGLPYKMSEVQVKTDDGNSDAKVAVYVSFGGLQLLLRGDPLKVHKFKVDQKLFLLLRKI, encoded by the exons ATGGCGGAGTTTTACTTTGACGAAATAATCAAGGTCCATAAAGTGGATAATCAAGTTGTATATGACAAGG TTTCGCGTATCATCGCAAGAAGTGAAGTTGAGGAGTTTTATCTGGAGTTAGATGTGAACAAAGAAATATATCCTATGCTCCCGGGTGAGAAATACCGAATGGTGATAACTAACACTCTGTTGATGGATGGTTCGGCTGTTACAGGCTACTTTCCTGAG GGCAAACAAAAATCACTTGCAGACAAATTTGAGTATGTGATGCATGGCCTTCCGTATAAAATGTCAGAAGTTCAAGTAAAGACTGATGATGGAAACAGTGATGCTAAAGT GGCTGTCTATGTTTCATTTGGAGGCCTTCAATTGCTGCTGAGAGGCGATCCCCTGAAGGTGCACAAGTTTAAAGTCGACCAGAAGCTGTTTCTTCTGTTGCGAAAGATATGA